From Mumia sp. ZJ1417:
CCGAGCGCCTGCAGGTGCTGCTCGATGCCGCGACCTTCACACCGAGCTTCCCGACGCCGCTCGACAAGGAGCTGCGGGCGTGACTCAGGCGGACGCGACGCGCACCCGGTGGACGGCCTGCTCCGCCGAGGCGACGACCAGCAACGGGTCGCTCATCATGGCCCCGAACGCGAGCTCGCCCGCCCCGACCAGCACCGAGTCGCGCCCGAGCCCTGGCAGAAGCACCTCCGTACGCCGGTCGGCGGCATCGAGGGTCCCGTGCCGCACCTCGGCGTCGACGTCGGCACCCACCGCCGGATAGAGCGCGCTCAGCAGGCCGCCGAGGATGACGACCTGTGGGTCGAAGATGTTGATCAGGTTCGTGATGCCGACACCCAGCATCCGGCCGACCTCGCGCAGCGGGTCCGAGGGCGTACGAACGTCCTCCAGCAGGGCGACGAGGTGCGCGATGTCGTGCGAGGGGGTCCCGAGCGCGTCGGCGACGGCGACCGCGCCGATCTCGGTCTCCCAGCAGCCGAGGTTGCCGCAGCGGCAGCGTCGGCCACCGGCCGAGACCCGCATGTGCCCGACCTCGCCGGCGTAGCCGACGGTGCCCAGCAGGCTCCGACCACGCGTGATCAGCCCACCGCCGACTCCCACGTCGCCGCTGAGGTAGACGACGTCCGACATCCCGCGAGCGACACCGCGGGCATGCTCGGCCAGGACTCCGAGGTTGGCGTCGTTGCCGATGACCACCGGGATCTCGCCTCCGATGCGCTCCTGCACGAGCTCGCTGAAGGCGACGTCCGACCACCCGAGGTTGGGCGCGTAGTGGATGCGCCCGTCCTCGGTGGAGACGATGCCCGGCATGCCTACGCCGACCCCGACGAGCAGAGTGTCGGCAGGGACGTCGACGAGGAGGTCGGCCGCCGTACGGACGACCTGGTCGGCAACCTGGGCGGGCGACGCACCGATCTCCACGGACACGGACCGGCGTCCGTGGACGGTGCCGCCGAGGCCGATCCGGGCCACCTCGATGCTCTCGACCCGCAGCTCGACGGCGACCACGCACACGTGCCGCTCACCGGGGCGTACGTGCAGCGAGGGGCGTCCTGCTCCCTGACGGTCGCCGCGAGGCGACGCCTGAGCGACGACGCCGAGTCGCTCGAGCTCACCGACCAACGCCGCGATCGTGGACCGGTTGAGGCCCATCCGGATCGTCAGGTCGGCGCGTGACACGTCGGCGTCGCGATGCACGTGACCGAGCAAGGTGCCGAGGTTGTGGCGGCGTACCGCCTCCTGGTTGGCACCCTTGCCGATCGGTCGCTGCTGCTGCAGTGGCACCGCGCCGCCCCTCCTCGCTGTGGTCGTAGGGCGAGGCGAAACTAGCACGCCCGGACCTGATTTTGTCACCGCCGCAACAAAATCGAGACCAACTCCGCCCCAACGACGTCGGCGGTGAGCCTGGTCCGACCGGTCGGCACCGGGTCGGACCAGGCTCACCGCCGGACGTGACGGGGTGAGCCGTGAGGATCAGTCGAGCAGCACTCAGCCGATCAACGACCGCAGGACGTACTGCATGATGCCACCGTTGCGGTAGTAGTTCGCCTCACCCGGCGTGTCGATGCGCACGATGGCGTCGAACTCGATCGCCTCTTCGCCGCCGAGCGTCGCCCGGACCTTGACGGTCTTGGGGGTACGACCCTCGTTGAGCGCGGTGACGCCGCGGAACTCGAACGTCTCCTCGCCGGTCAGACCCAGCGAGTCGGCGGTCTGGCCCTCGGGGAACTGCAGCGGCAGGACGCCCATGCCGATGAGGTTCGAGCGGTGGATGCGCTCGTACGACTCGGCGATGACGGCCTTGACGCCCAGGAGCGCGGTGCCCTTGGCTGCCCAGTCGCGCGAGCTGCCCGAGCCGTACTCCTTGCCGGCCAGCACGACCAGCGGGATGCCCGCCGCGATGTACTTCTCCGACGCCTCGAAGACGGTCGTGACCTCGCCGCCCTCGTTGAGCTGGCGCGTGAAGCCACCCTCGGTGCCCGGCGCGAGCTGGTTGCGCAGGCGGATGTTGGCGAACGTGCCGCGGATCATGATCTCGTGGTTGCCACGACGCGAGCCGTACGAGTTGAAGTCGCGCGGCGCGACACCGTGCTCGGCGAGGTACTTGCCGGCCGGGCTGTCCTTCTTGATCGCACCGGCGGGCGAGATGTGGTCGGTCGTGACCGAGTCGCCGAGCTTGAGGAGCACACGCGCGCCCTCGATGTCGGTGACCGGAGACGGCTCGTGCTGCATCCCTTCGAAGTACGGCGCCTTGCGGACGTACGTCGAGTCCTCGTCCCACTCGAAGACGTCGCCCTCGGGCGTCGGCAGCGACTGCCAGCGCTCGTCACCGGTGAAGACGTCGGCGTACTCGCGCTTGAAGGTCTCGGCGGACATCGCACCGGCGACGACCTCCTCGATCTCCGACGGCGACGGCCAGATGTCGCGCAGGAAGACGTCGTTGCCGTCCTTGTCCTTGCCCAGCGAGTCGTTGAACAGGTCGGTGTCCATCGTGCCGGCCAGCGCGTACGCGACGACCAGCGGCGGGGACGCCAGGTAGTTCATCTTGACGTCGGGGTTGATGCGGCCCTCGAAGTTGCGGTTGCCCGATAGCACCGAGGTGACGGCGAGGTCACCGTCGTTGACCGCCTGCGAGACCTCGGGGATCAGC
This genomic window contains:
- a CDS encoding ROK family transcriptional regulator: MPLQQQRPIGKGANQEAVRRHNLGTLLGHVHRDADVSRADLTIRMGLNRSTIAALVGELERLGVVAQASPRGDRQGAGRPSLHVRPGERHVCVVAVELRVESIEVARIGLGGTVHGRRSVSVEIGASPAQVADQVVRTAADLLVDVPADTLLVGVGVGMPGIVSTEDGRIHYAPNLGWSDVAFSELVQERIGGEIPVVIGNDANLGVLAEHARGVARGMSDVVYLSGDVGVGGGLITRGRSLLGTVGYAGEVGHMRVSAGGRRCRCGNLGCWETEIGAVAVADALGTPSHDIAHLVALLEDVRTPSDPLREVGRMLGVGITNLINIFDPQVVILGGLLSALYPAVGADVDAEVRHGTLDAADRRTEVLLPGLGRDSVLVGAGELAFGAMMSDPLLVVASAEQAVHRVRVASA